A region from the Branchiostoma floridae strain S238N-H82 chromosome 9, Bfl_VNyyK, whole genome shotgun sequence genome encodes:
- the LOC118422187 gene encoding uncharacterized protein LOC118422187, which translates to MSSSNSYISSLEPNDRTRYFEKLMVSVEDAGDSSNPEVTGSAVTGDGVRLPDPYSLTGWKDDLSLWPDTDYGCIYTYLIEAPGPFNGEAMKAYKSLEAYNLFISGHVRECRYHPIGKNVKVCFLKAKVVPGQRVTETPHNPWVCLTKKEGYVMAAHCTCMAGLGEVCSHVAALLFAVEASRSLQEKRTSCTSRKAVWNKYYKDKVDPQRAEDMDFSHPKHGVQIKKARRKPQCDVPPLSEEEAASAFSQLRKLCPTASAAIKEEEDTDTASEDESDVNTETLPPVVYRSCHPAKVPVTSVSVDSILEDVRCNPEQITNLNKATVGQSKSALWRQQRKGRVTSTSMHDVLHASNPTTAVRKVMQYDCKDLSQVPAIQWGDETGGGGKATVPGSYLVHLYTD; encoded by the exons ATGAGTTCTTCAAACAGCTACATTAGCTCTTTGGAGCCTAATGACCGAACCAGGTATTTTGAGAAATTAATGGTAAGTGTCGAAGACGCCGGCGATagttcaaacccggaagtgactggttcggcggtgactggtgacggtgtacgcctacctgacccatacagtctgacag GTTGGAAGGATGATTTGAGCCTCTGGCCAGATACGGACTATGGGTGCATCTACACCTACCTAATCGAGGCTCCAGGTCCGTTTAACGGAGAAGCCATGAAAGCCTATAAATCCCTGGAGGCGTACAATCTCTTTATAAGTGGCCATGTGAGGGAGTGCAGGTACCACCCTAttggaaaaaatgtgaaggtctgcttccttaaggccaaggttgtgccag gacagaGAGTAACAGAGACTCCTCACAACCCATGGgtgtgtttgaccaaaaaagagggTTATGTCATGgcagctcactgcacttgtatggcagg ATTGGGAGAGGTCTGCAGCCATGTGGCTGCACTGCTGTTCGCAGTGGAGGCCTCCAGGTCTCTTCAGGAAAAACGGACGTCATGCACCAGCAGAAAGGCCGTGtggaacaaatattacaaagataag gttgATCCACAAAGGGCTGAGGACATGGACTTTTCGCACCCTAAACATGGAGTCCAGATCAAGAAGGCGCGCCGGAAGCCGCAGTGTGATGTGCCACCACTCAGTGAAGAAGAGGCCGCTTCTGCTTTCTCACAACTGAGGAAGCTGTGTCCCACTGCCAGTGCTGCCATTAAAGAGGAGGAGGACACAGACACAGCATCAGAAGATGAGTCAGATGTCAACACAGAGACGCTTCCCCCTGTGGTATACAGGTCTTGTCATCCAGCCAAAGtccctgttactagtgttagtgtaGACAGCATCCTTGAGGATGTTCGGTGCAACCCCGAGCAAATCACAAACCTCAACAAAGCTACAGTGGGGCAGTCCAAGTCTGCTTTATGGCGTCAGCAACGCAAGGGTCGTGTGACTTCTACATCCATGCATGATGTCCTTCATGCATCAAACCCCACCACTGCAGTACGGAAGGTCATGCAATATGACTGCAAGGATTTGAGCCAA GTTCCAGCTATACAATGGGGGGATGAAACAGGAGGAGGAGGCAAGGCAACAGTACCTGGAAGCTACCTTGTGCATCT ATACACGGACTAG
- the LOC118422778 gene encoding uncharacterized protein LOC118422778: MGDNLLGNKMASLHKVRCSESFLKGGNSMISFAHLDDLLPVQRSTSQSQTKSTSESVFDTDTGEAVSDPVKFLLDNGAQLSVYSFDLNRRVLGLVKVREGVDIRKKSFLYQAQRESAEELLLLPFDVLPAVEDALAESLSGVKNIFLHSTGRCGSTLMCKGLDVMSQIQAVSEPDIFTLIFEHICTRDVPLTSEETEEAVMLLKHSITLLNFWLLQNDPSRTVICYKPRSVAVLVAELMQKAVPEAKTIFLYRDLPSYYDSTLSLMFSGSYWRYYFVTALRLDAFFLSMMLKGAPKMFQYILEHPRMATCPVRHGAPFMFVIFWILHMQKAFDLIQDDSANFFHACLSYEQLLEHKERCILKVLKKLDVDIPNDTDVSDIRAVFGVDSQEGSPMQSGRRKGDQVSSSWVGTWERNFFSTVLAHFDGDVNDPYFVLPNNMVIN, translated from the exons ATGGGGGATAATCTTCTTGGGAACAAGATGGCCAGCTTACATAAAGTCCGCTGCAGTGAATCCTTTCTCAAGGGAGGGAACTCCATGATCTCTTTTGCTCATTTGGACGACTTGTTACCGGTGCAACGGTCGACATCTCAAAGTCAAACGAAGAGTACTTCAGAATCTGTGTTTGATACGGACACGGGAGAAGCAGTATCCGACCCTGTAAAATTCCTCCTGGATAATGGCGCACAGCTCTCAGTGTACAGTTTTGACCTCAATCGGCGAGTTCTGGGACTGGTCAAAGTGAGGGAAGGAGTCGACATCAGGAAGAAGTCATTTTTGTACCAG GCACAGCGAGAAAGTGCAGAGGAACTCTTGCTCCTCCCCTTCGATGTGCTGCCAGCAGTGGAAGATGCTCTGGCAGAATCTTTGTCAGGAGTCAAAAACATCTTCCTGCATAGTACTG GTCGTTGTGGGTCCACCCTGATGTGCAAAGGTCTGGATGTGATGAGTCAGATACAGGCCGTGTCAGAACCTGACATCTTCACTTTGATTTTTGAG CATATTTGCACAAGAGATGTTCCGCTAACATCAGAAGAGACGGAAGAAGCCGTGATGCTGCTAAAACACAGCATCACCCTGCTGAACTTCTGGCTCCTACAGAACGACCCGTCCCGGACAGTCATCTGTTACAAGCCTCGAAGTGTCGCAGTCCTGGTAGCAGAGCTCATGCAGAAGGCAGTACCGGAGGCAAAAACTATCTTCCTTTATAGAGACCTTCCTAGCTACTACGACTCTACTCTTAGTCTTATGTTTTCTGGTAGCTATTGGCGTTACTACTTCGTAACTGCATTGAGGTTGGATGCATTCTTTCTCTCTATGATGCTAAAGGGTGCGCCGAAGATGTTCCAGTATATATTAGAACATCCACGCATGGCCACATGCCCTGTTAGACATGGTGCGCCGTTCATGTTTGTCATATTTTGGATCTTGCACATGCAAAAGGCGTTTGATCTGATTCAGGATGATTCGGCTAATTTCTTCCATGCGTGTTTGAGTTATGAACAGCTCTTGGAGCACAAAGAACGATGTATCCTAAAGGTTCTAAAAAAACTTGATGTTGATATTCCGAATGATACCGATGTTTCTGACATTCGAGCTGTGTTTGGTGTGGATAGTCAGGAGGGTAGCCCCATGCAGAGTGGAAGGAGAAAAGGGGATCAGGTATCAAGTTCCTGGGTTGGTACTTGGGAGAGGAACTTCTTTTCAACAGTTCTGGCACACTTCGATGGAGATGTTAATGACCCTTACTTTGTCCTGCCAAACAACATGGTCATAAACTGA